TGGTGCTCTTCCAGCGTTAAAACAATACCGCAAACCGAAACCACAGTTGTTGAACACTTACTAAAACAGTGAAAGCCATCAGCTACATCTGAATGAGCAAGAGGATTGGCTGGGCGTTTTATAGCTTAGCAGTGCGGAGCTTCTGCTTGAGAATTGGTTGGACGTATTCATGGAAGCCGTCAACTAcatctgaatcattaagaggaTCTTTCCAAGCAGCCTCGTAGAGTTTTGGATACACGTTTCCATCATAACGCCCAAGAATGGAACCCAGGTAGTGGTCAGTGTAGTTGAATGAATCAACTAGAGCGATTGCATTTGGGCGGACCTGTCATCACTTGTCTCAGTACACAAGTAAACTACATGTCGATTATCTTAAGTACCATTTATTTAATAAGAAAAAGAACAACAAAGGTTAAACAGGTAATTTTAAGGGATAATTTCATATATCCTCCTCCAAACTTGGTAGAATATCATACTTACCCAACAAAAATCATGCTATCAATATACCCATTTATAAAATTCATGACACTTATACCCTCCCTAAAACCTTGCATTAggatacaagactttggagtgtaaACACAAAGAGAAGCGTATCATGGTCATATTATAAATtgggattaggatcaaatacaaaggatcctaattgtaagaaggatttatagagtgacaagtgtccaataacctaaaaaaacccactacacaaaaaagccccactacaaaaaaaaaaaaaaaaaaaaaaaaaaaaaaaacccttaaacatccaccaccaccaaaaacctaaacccccacccacccccccccacatcacccaccccaaaaaaaaaaaaaaaaattttttttttttgccgaggggggtgggggtttaggtttttgggtgggggtgggtgtttagttttttttaggttttttttttttttttttttgggggggggggggggtgttaggtttttgggtggtggtggggtggggtggggatgggtgtttaggtttttggtggtgatgtagtgggtttagttttaggttattggacacttgtcactataaatccttcttacacttcttacaattagaagcctttgtagaataacttgacccaatTGAATTGTATTCAACGAAACAGGTAACTACATACCTTAGAATACAATGTTCTGAGTTGATCATTAGCAAGTGAGGCCTGTTTGGGAGTAAGATACCCTGTTGCCAAGAAATCACCTTGATGCTTGTGAAGAAGAAACAATGCGTAGACGTAACACAACATCTCTAGCGTTTGTTTCACTCCCTTTCCAGGGATGTCTTGTTGCAATTTCTCAATAAACCTgaaatatattaaataacacTTGTATAGTTGACAGAAAATAAAGTATATAATGTTATAAATCTAATCAGTTTCAAAACGCATATCCAAACAGCCAACAATTTGACACAGAATTTGTTACATACTACGAATATAACTTCTATGTCTTACTTGGATACAACGATTAATTGGCAGTGAGCAACTGCTGCCTCAACCAAATCAGCTGATAGTTCGGCAAAACCTGTAGCAAACTCAAATGAAATAACATTAAGCATGGTCATAACTAGGGTTATTCAAATAGTTTGCGGCTCTATGCTCGAATGAAATTAGCTCGTAGATAAACGAGCCGAGCAGACTTGTTCAAAAATTGACCGCGCTCAAGCTGAGTTGAGCTAGCTCGTTTTGCTTGCTCAAGTTAAGTAGGCTCATTTAAGAAGCCCAAGTTCAGAGCAAAAATAGAATTCACCCGCCTTAAAATGTGCAAGAAATATCATGTTATGTTATTAAATATTATCCATACCGTGTTCACAACCAACTTCCATTTCATTTAGTTATAAATGATTGATATAATAAGAAgttaactaaaaataaaaagtacCTTCTTCCGGATTTTCAAACTCGGCCAACTGTCGACCACACCGAACAGCCATTCTAGCAGCCCTAGCCTCAAATGCTTCCACTATTGCACCAGGGTTTAGCCAACCCTCAGCTGCATTTGTGGATAAGAAAGCAATTAAAGATCTTAACTCTATTGTGGTTATGATTCATTAAGCATATGCCCAATAACTAACATACACGTAATTGATTTATGCccatggtaaaaaaaaaaaaacaagtttccgAGTTTGTTAAAGAAGATTATCTACCAGTTTGTACAGCACAATTATTCTGCATCAGAGATGCCACTCTCCCCATATAAGCTGTTGTCCCAACTGGCTTTTTGTAACCAAGCTCCGAGACTGTTTTCACAAGAAACCTCGCAACCTAAATCAGCAAGCAACACGAGTCAATCTATGCACTTAAAGACGAGTAACCAACACTTGGATTGCTCATTAAAATATTTTTCCCATATTGTTCCTTAGCTTTATTACATTCAAATTAGGATAACTTATGGTATGAATCTTTCTATTTTATAAAGGCTTTTGTATTAGCATATTATTCTGTTGACATCACATACCTGTAGTAGTAGAACAACATTGTCCCCTTCATACGTACAAGCAGGAATGTAAACCGCAAATAGCTCCGGAAGCCCACTACTAACAAGGTAGCCATGACCACCACATAGTTTTCTACATTCTTCAATTCCATCCTGAAAGAAATAACGATTTTAACCCTCAGTGTTGAATAAAAAGTATATTCTTGATGAATCACATTTTATCTAAATCTAATAATTAGCAAACCTACACTAGCAACAAAGAATTAAGCACTCACAGCTGTTGCTGTAGTTGTTATGGACTTCAACCCTGCAGTGCATGCATGGGCCTCAGGCAATGTTGAAAAGTCATTAGCTGCTAATCTTTCCTTAACATCCATGTACAGCCATTTTAACCACTCACCCACAAATCTGAAGGCATAAGCAGATGCCAGCAAAGGGAAGAGTCTACTTTGCTGAGTTTTATAATCAATCACCTAGGGAGGGGTGTACAAAGTACAAATAAAAACTTAAACCGTTTTCTATAAGGAATAAACATTAAACGATGACAAAAACAAATATAAACCTGGGTCTCAGGCCCACCATCACGTGAACCAAATTGTCTACGAACAGCACTATATCTTGTAGCAATACAAACTGCACGAGATAATGCTTTGGAAGCATCAGCCACAATTGTTTGCCTAACATACACCATAGTTCCATAGATAAGTTGTCGAGGAACATTGGATTGCATAATTTTTCCTTCCTTTGTAACCTGGGTCACCCTGGGAGGAATAAAAAAATCTCATATTAGATTAAAAAGGGGGCAAagaattatatttatttataacttgaCCCCTTAGTAGTTAAATAACAAGAATAAAAATATGTTTATCCAAATACGAAAAACCAATTATTGTGACTTCAAGTGGCAATATGTAATTAAACTAGAACCAACTACAAATCATCTGAagataaaaaaaaacaagaatGTATATAGATCTAATAGTAGTACCTCATCAACATTTGGTTCCTTGGGATACGCACATGATCAAACCTTAAAACACCGTTGTCCATGGTGTTATACGCCCCATTTCCAAACTTCAACCCAATATCACCAACAGTAATGCCAGCAAGAGGTGAGTGATCATCCAAGCTCCTTAGTTGGACAATAAAACCTTCAAAGAAACAATGATGGTAAAAAAAAGGCTATCTTTATTATTCCAAAAAAATGAAGAAAATTTTAGAAAACGATTTGATCTACAAAATCCTGGCAAAATCATAACATCAGATGATGTTTgaacatagttgttaatggcaAATAGCGACAtatagcgataaggtacctatatgctacatagcgaatagcgatattTATGgggcggctattttataaatagcggtacactagaaaaaaaaatttaaaaatttatatgtatattacatcaaaatccagctattttatatatgctattttatatgtatatttaacaaaaacctaaaatccaactactttatagctatatttaattgctattttatattaaaaagcaaaaaaataaaataaaatgtcgcTATTATCGTTGCAACTCTAATAACGagcctatacgctacgtagcgcgcTATAGAGATCGCTAcgctcgctattgacaactatgtgTTTGAATGTTTAAAAGTGTGTTTTCAAAGAGACTGATTTTGAATAATCAGAAGTGGATAAACAGGTTTAATGAAACGGTTGTATGAGATAGTGCTTTTTGAAGTTGTTGTATTGTTTGATAAACTGTGATTAATTAAAAAGTAAAGTTGATGAGACTTGTGAGATGGAGATAATAGCCTCACAAATTAGGTTCAAAAGGTGTTATAGGTAGAATTAATTTACCAATACCAATAAATTTTGCTGCAGTTAGTATGAAACTGATTGATCAGATGACTAGAAGCAGAATCTATTATTTTAAAAAACGATCAGATAATCTATTtaatacaaaaatgaaaaaaaaaaaacggcttgaaatataaaactataaaaacaGATTTTGTACTAACCATGAACTCCATGGAATTCACCACCTACTATGAGGCGAGCATAAACAACGGCATGTGTTGACACTTTACCTAATCCACCAGGCCACCACTATGAGAAATCAAgcacaaaacaaaa
This is a stretch of genomic DNA from Helianthus annuus cultivar XRQ/B chromosome 16, HanXRQr2.0-SUNRISE, whole genome shotgun sequence. It encodes these proteins:
- the LOC110916007 gene encoding peroxisomal acyl-coenzyme A oxidase 1, which encodes MEGVDYLSDERQKAQFDVEAMKVAWAGSLQALQLSNRMANLVANDPAFEKFTRPMMGRKELLKNTLRKAAHGWKLIVDLRLTEEEAKWLRLYIDEPAYTDLHWGMFIPAIEGQGTEEQKKKWLPLAQKMQIIGCYAQTELGHGSNVQGLETTATFDPQTDEFVIHSPTLTSSKWWPGGLGKVSTHAVVYARLIVGGEFHGVHGFIVQLRSLDDHSPLAGITVGDIGLKFGNGAYNTMDNGVLRFDHVRIPRNQMLMRVTQVTKEGKIMQSNVPRQLIYGTMVYVRQTIVADASKALSRAVCIATRYSAVRRQFGSRDGGPETQVIDYKTQQSRLFPLLASAYAFRFVGEWLKWLYMDVKERLAANDFSTLPEAHACTAGLKSITTTATADGIEECRKLCGGHGYLVSSGLPELFAVYIPACTYEGDNVVLLLQVARFLVKTVSELGYKKPVGTTAYMGRVASLMQNNCAVQTAEGWLNPGAIVEAFEARAARMAVRCGRQLAEFENPEEGFAELSADLVEAAVAHCQLIVVSKFIEKLQQDIPGKGVKQTLEMLCYVYALFLLHKHQGDFLATGYLTPKQASLANDQLRTLYSKVRPNAIALVDSFNYTDHYLGSILGRYDGNVYPKLYEAAWKDPLNDSDVVDGFHEYVQPILKQKLRTAKL